Below is a window of Flavobacterium sp. CFS9 DNA.
CTGAAACAAAAACTCATTTCCGGCACGTTTTGCAGGATCTCCGGTACAGCTCTCTTCAGTACCTAAAACCGCAAACGAAACATTGGTACGATTTAAGATTCGTACAAATGCTTTTGTAATTTTTTTTGCTCTATCATCAAAACTCCCTGCGCAACCTACCCAAAATAAAACTTCAGGCTGTGTTCCCTGGGCTAGCATTTCAGCCATTGTTGGCACTACTAAACTTTCTGACATCTTCTTTTGTTGTTAAATCGGTTAATCGTTTATTTGGTTAATCGCACTCTTAGCTGTAACCCTACTAAAAAACCTTACTATTTTATTTCAATCGATTAAGCGGTTAAATAAATAACCAATTAAACTTTTTTAATTCTCATTCTTCCAGTTCAAACGATCCTGTTGGCTGTACTGCCAAGGCGCTCCATTGTTTTCAATATTCGTCATCATTGCATTTAATGACATTGGAGCAGCACTTTGTTCCATCACTAAATAACGACGCATATCCATAATAATAGACAACGGACTGATGTTTACCGGACATTCTTCTACACAAGCGTTACATGAGGTACAAGCCCACAATTCTTCCGGTGTAATATAATCGTTCAATAATGTTTTATTATCCGGAACAAAAACTCCTTTATTCGCATCGATGTTTTTACCCACTTCCTGCAAACGGTCTCTTGTGTCCATCATAATTTTACGAGGAGACAATTTTTTACCGGTTTGATTTGCCGGACATGATGATGTACAACGACCACATTCTGTACAGGTATAAGCATTTAAAAGCTGTACCCAGTTTAAATCCTGAACATCACTTGCTCCAAATTTTGCAGGAGCAGCAGTTTCATCCACAGGAGCAGCAGCAAACGGATCTGCATTTGGATCCATCATTAACTTTACCTCTTTGGTTACTGACTCTAAATTATCAAACTGACCTTCCGGGTTCAGGTTCGCAAAATAAGTATTCGGGAAAGCCAAAAGAATGTGCAGGTGTTTAGAGAAATATAAATAGTTCATAAAAACCAAAATACCCGCTATGTGCAGCCACCAAAATACTTCAAATAACAGTACTACCAATTCATTCGACATTCCGTTAAAAATTGGCGCTATAAACTGACTGATCGGGAAACTTCCTGCTTTATGAAAAACACCTCCCGGAACATTTTGCAAATGAAGATCGGAAGCATTCATCAATAAAAACAACAGCATTAAAACGGTTTCGAAATACAAAATGTAATTCGCATCGCTTTTAGGAAATCCATCTAAGTCTTTATTCACAAAACGCTTTAATCGGATTACATTTCTTCTGATCCAAAAAACCGTAACGGCAAAAATGACCAATATTGCCAATATCTCAAATGAAGCAATTAAAACATCATAAACGACACCTAAATAAGGCGCAAAAATTCTATGTGTTCCAAAAAGTCCATCAATAATAATTTCGAGTAATTCGATGTTGATAATAATGAAACCTACATATACAAAAATATGAAGTATTCCAGCTACAGGGCGTCTCACCATTTTTGATTGCCCCAGAGCAATCAATGCCATGTTTTTCCAA
It encodes the following:
- a CDS encoding 4Fe-4S dicluster domain-containing protein, with translation MSYLDNILFAILLIIGFGFFASSVKKIIRNINLGVDVNRKDNSKARWKNMALIALGQSKMVRRPVAGILHIFVYVGFIIINIELLEIIIDGLFGTHRIFAPYLGVVYDVLIASFEILAILVIFAVTVFWIRRNVIRLKRFVNKDLDGFPKSDANYILYFETVLMLLFLLMNASDLHLQNVPGGVFHKAGSFPISQFIAPIFNGMSNELVVLLFEVFWWLHIAGILVFMNYLYFSKHLHILLAFPNTYFANLNPEGQFDNLESVTKEVKLMMDPNADPFAAAPVDETAAPAKFGASDVQDLNWVQLLNAYTCTECGRCTSSCPANQTGKKLSPRKIMMDTRDRLQEVGKNIDANKGVFVPDNKTLLNDYITPEELWACTSCNACVEECPVNISPLSIIMDMRRYLVMEQSAAPMSLNAMMTNIENNGAPWQYSQQDRLNWKNEN